A portion of the Babylonia areolata isolate BAREFJ2019XMU chromosome 16, ASM4173473v1, whole genome shotgun sequence genome contains these proteins:
- the LOC143290927 gene encoding uncharacterized protein LOC143290927: protein MFNLDQQGMMGAKADNSSEPPCLKRHLSVIEEHLDEDQTAEEAAKPRNRQKTPNTADPRSQQQEQQETHNRTGNGSHLQGGTTNAAAAKKTRKKAVYGAHSPVFVCSPHNHHHHHHHNNNNNNNDSGGGGEDSQNCLSPITEHSEPVVPRSAPELQHQHRQPGWEARPSPPFRKETDTEEDLSRLKDTATKLNLKTRRPSYLTWRAEYLDKPREAAAAAEVKVKVAECWSGDGRLTAERKERIDSDLRWIKGQLIDLRRQDQSLARQLLGIRHELSNLRLAASCEEHRDLLDDAQDHVEELRELSRFVDFPPELLAASSSSSSPLRHIGVTKMNLSSRRFSTC from the exons ATGTTCAACCTGGACCAGCAAGGCATGATGGGAGCCAAGGCAGACAACTCCTCAGAGCCTCCGTGCCTGAAGCGCCACCTGTCGGTCATCGAGGAGCACCTGGACGAGGACCAGACGGCGGAGGAAGCAGCAAAGCCCCGAAACAGACAAAAGACGCCCAACACGGCTGACCCCCGCtctcagcaacaagaacaacaagaaacgcACAACAGGACCGGCAATGGCAGTCACCTGCAGGGGGGCACCACAAACGCGGCCGCGGCGAAAAAGACCAGGAAAAAAGCCGTGTACGGAGCCCACTCCCCGGTGTTTGTATGCTCcccgcacaaccaccaccaccaccaccaccacaacaacaacaacaacaacaacgacagtggtggtggcggtgaggaTTCTCAGAACTGTCTGAGCCCCATCACGGAACACTCTGAACCGGTGGTGCCACGGTCAGCGCCAGAACTCCAGCACCAGCACAGACAGCCAGGCTGGGAAGCCAGACCTTCTCCTCCCTTCAGGAAAGAGACCGACACAGAGGAGGACTTGTCCCGCCTGAAGGACACCGCCACCAAACTCAACCTGAAGACCCGTCGGCCCAGCTACCTCACGTGGCGCGCCGAGTACCTGGACAAACCACGTGAGGCGGCGGCAGCGGcggaggtcaaggtcaaggtcgctGAGTGTTGGAGCGGGGACGGGAGACTGACGGcggagcggaaggagaggatcgaCAGCGACCTGCGGTGGATCAAAGGGCAGCTG ATTGACCTCAGGCGCCAGGACCAGTCACTCGCGCGGCAGCTGCTGGGCATCCGGCACGAGTTGTCTAACCTGAGGCTAGCGGCCAGCTGCGAGGAGCACCGGGACCTTCTGGACGACGCCCAGGATCACGTGGAGGAGCTGCGAGAGTTGTCCCGCTTCGTGGACTTCCCGCCAGAGCTGCtggccgcctcctcctcctcctcctccccgctcaGGCATATCGGGGTCACCAAGATGAACCTCAGCTCCAGAAGGTTCTCCACGTGCTGA